The following coding sequences are from one Salvia hispanica cultivar TCC Black 2014 chromosome 3, UniMelb_Shisp_WGS_1.0, whole genome shotgun sequence window:
- the LOC125211556 gene encoding chromatin remodeling protein EBS-like isoform X2, producing the protein MRPSESNTAPYVARVEKIEADNRNNMKVRVRWYYRPEEAVGGRRQFHGAKELFLSDHHDMQSAHTIEGKCVVHTFKNYTKLENVGPEDYYCRFEYKPSTGAFLPDRVAVYCKCEMPYNPDDLMIQCDECKDWYHPACVDLTVEEAKQLDHFICSEHGSDEDAKKPQQNSLTNGKAETKRQRK; encoded by the exons ATGCGGCCATCAGAGAGTAACACTGCGCCTTATGTGGCACGGGTGGAGAAGATCGAGGCTGATAACCGTAACAATATGAAAGTGCGGGTGAGGTGGTACTACCGGCCAGAGGAAGCCGTTGGGGGAAGAAGACAGTTCCATGGAGCCAAGGAGTTGTTCTTGTCAGATCACCATGACATGCAGAGTGCTCACACAATTGAGGGAAAATGCGTTGTTCACACTTTCAAGAACTATACTAAGCTGGAGAATGTTGGTCCTGAGGATTACTATTGCCGCTTTGAATATAAGCCTTCGACTGGAGCTTTTCTGCCAGACCGTGTGGCAGT GTATTGCAAATGTGAGATGCCCTACAATCCTGATGACCTGATGATACAATGCGATGAATGCAAAGACTG GTACCATCCTGCTTGTGTAGACTTGACAGTGGAAGAGGCAAAGCAATTGGATCACTTTATTTGCTCCGAACATGGATCTGACGAAGACGCAAAAAAGCCCCAACAAAACTCACTTACAAATGGCAAA GCAGAGACTAAGCGCCAGAGGAAGTAA